A single window of Candidatus Hydrogenedentota bacterium DNA harbors:
- the aroA gene encoding 3-phosphoshikimate 1-carboxyvinyltransferase: protein MKSIAITPKTSLDATVSIPGSKSCSARALVMAGLTRGQTVLLEPADCDDTDYMIGGLQGLGVPVTRESGALRVDGRPFAPPASPLFLGNSGTAVRFLAAACATLNGSATLDGTERMRERPILDLVDALRAWGVNADTDTACPPITVQGTGQFGGTTHVRGGASSQYLTGLLLVAPYATTDVVIRIDGELVSKPYVDLTLAMMKERGVHAENKSYSEFRVKSGQEYRPGTYAIEADASGASYFLAAAAIAGGRVRVTNLTSRSHQGDAQFAFVLEQMGCAVDEGPDWIEVRSDKALKAIDIDLNAMPDMAQTLAVTSLFADGTTHIRNVANLRIKETDRISATATELRKLGAIVEEHADGLSITPGESLRGAAIDTYDDHRMAMSFAMAGLRIPGVVINEPGCVSKTFPDFFSRFGSL from the coding sequence ATGAAAAGCATCGCAATTACTCCCAAGACTTCGTTGGACGCAACGGTCTCCATTCCTGGATCAAAGAGTTGTTCCGCACGGGCATTGGTGATGGCGGGATTGACTCGCGGCCAGACCGTTCTCCTGGAACCGGCGGATTGCGACGACACCGATTACATGATTGGCGGTTTGCAGGGTCTGGGGGTTCCTGTGACGCGGGAGTCTGGCGCATTGCGCGTTGACGGGCGTCCGTTTGCTCCACCGGCCTCTCCCCTCTTCCTCGGGAATTCTGGTACTGCGGTGCGTTTCCTTGCCGCAGCCTGCGCGACATTGAATGGGAGCGCAACCTTGGACGGCACGGAGCGTATGCGGGAGCGTCCCATCCTGGATTTGGTGGACGCGTTGCGCGCATGGGGCGTCAATGCCGACACGGATACCGCGTGCCCTCCAATAACCGTGCAGGGTACGGGGCAGTTTGGCGGGACTACCCACGTGCGCGGGGGGGCGAGCAGCCAGTATTTGACGGGACTGTTACTCGTGGCTCCATATGCGACGACGGATGTCGTCATTCGGATCGATGGGGAGCTTGTCTCTAAGCCGTATGTCGACCTCACGCTGGCGATGATGAAAGAACGGGGCGTGCACGCGGAGAATAAGTCGTACTCGGAATTCCGCGTGAAGTCGGGACAAGAATACCGGCCCGGCACCTACGCCATAGAGGCGGATGCGTCGGGGGCGTCGTATTTCCTGGCTGCTGCTGCCATTGCGGGAGGGCGCGTGCGCGTGACGAACCTGACGAGCCGCTCGCATCAAGGCGATGCGCAATTTGCGTTTGTGCTTGAGCAAATGGGGTGCGCGGTTGATGAAGGTCCGGATTGGATTGAAGTTCGGTCTGACAAAGCCCTGAAGGCTATCGATATCGATCTCAATGCGATGCCGGACATGGCGCAGACGCTTGCAGTCACTTCGCTGTTCGCGGACGGCACCACCCACATACGCAATGTCGCGAATCTTCGCATTAAAGAGACGGACCGCATTTCTGCTACTGCGACAGAACTCCGCAAGTTGGGGGCGATTGTGGAAGAACATGCGGACGGTCTCTCGATCACGCCCGGCGAATCGCTTCGCGGCGCGGCCATCGACACCTATGATGATCATCGTATGGCGATGAGTTTTGCGATGGCCGGGCTACGCATCCCCGGAGTAGTGATTAACGAGCCTGGCTGCGTCTCCAAAACCTTCCCCGATTTCTTCTCGCGCTTCGGATCGCTCTGA
- a CDS encoding GGDEF domain-containing protein yields MTDPDKKRGDTTKLILPEELAQLRAMHSQHKRVSLIVLSGWQIGREFVIDSPEITIGRSVDAEVSINLPSVSRQHARIRFVTAEADSYFHLVDLKSMNGTSVNNEEVREARLQSGDKIQIGDVVVKFLIQDPLDAKFHEEVHRRIHYNQLTGLLTLESFKPQLADEIAKAKPGARFTVAMTDLDGLKKVNDTYGHPMGSLVIQTMGQTIRELLRPRDRAGLYGGDEAIFMYPDTPLDEAVDIAERLRTAIAAMPLSHEGQSLGVTISQGLAEWPTHGQTMEQIIAAADGALYAAKGAGRNCVRVAGGE; encoded by the coding sequence AACTGCGCGCCATGCACAGCCAACACAAACGGGTCAGTCTCATCGTGCTGTCCGGGTGGCAGATCGGGCGTGAATTCGTCATTGATTCCCCAGAAATCACCATCGGGAGATCCGTTGACGCGGAAGTCTCGATTAACTTGCCGTCGGTCTCGCGCCAGCACGCTCGAATACGCTTTGTTACGGCGGAAGCCGACTCCTACTTTCACTTGGTCGACCTGAAGAGCATGAATGGCACCAGCGTCAACAACGAAGAGGTCCGGGAGGCGCGCCTCCAGAGCGGCGACAAGATTCAGATTGGGGACGTGGTCGTGAAGTTCCTGATTCAAGATCCCTTGGACGCCAAGTTTCACGAGGAAGTGCACCGCCGGATTCACTACAACCAGCTAACTGGCCTGTTGACCCTTGAGTCGTTCAAGCCACAACTGGCTGATGAGATCGCCAAAGCAAAGCCCGGCGCGCGGTTTACCGTGGCCATGACGGACCTTGATGGCCTCAAGAAAGTGAACGACACGTACGGGCACCCCATGGGGAGTCTGGTGATTCAGACTATGGGGCAGACGATTCGTGAACTGCTGCGTCCGCGCGACCGCGCCGGACTGTACGGCGGCGACGAGGCCATCTTCATGTACCCCGATACACCTCTGGACGAGGCCGTAGACATTGCGGAACGGTTGCGAACTGCGATTGCCGCGATGCCCCTGAGCCATGAAGGCCAGTCTCTCGGGGTAACGATCAGTCAAGGGTTGGCAGAATGGCCCACACATGGCCAAACGATGGAGCAGATAATCGCTGCGGCCGATGGCGCCCTGTATGCCGCCAAGGGGGCAGGACGAAATTGTGTCCGCGTGGCGGGCGGCGAGTAG
- a CDS encoding SAM-dependent chlorinase/fluorinase, whose product MRPIVTLLTDFGTKDPYVASMKGVILSRCADVSIVDLSHEIPPQDVFEGALFLAEAASYFPPGTVHCVVVDPGVGTARLPIALEVGGHKCVAPDNGVLSLLSRKHSISEARMIANREFMLESISATFHGRDIFAPAAAALAAGNPLGSMGDRVATMTMLDVPRARKEDGGRLVGVVMHIDRFGNAITNILREDVGMAQATDIRTGHVRLAGISETYADVETGQAVALFGSSDYLEIAVNCGNAHTQLGLSRGNRVEVRF is encoded by the coding sequence ATGCGGCCAATCGTGACGCTCCTGACTGATTTCGGTACAAAGGATCCGTACGTCGCTTCCATGAAAGGCGTTATCTTGTCGCGTTGTGCGGACGTTTCAATTGTCGATTTGTCTCACGAAATACCTCCGCAAGATGTATTCGAAGGCGCACTGTTCTTGGCTGAAGCTGCGTCCTACTTCCCCCCGGGCACCGTTCATTGCGTCGTTGTGGACCCTGGCGTGGGAACCGCTCGGCTTCCAATCGCCCTGGAAGTCGGGGGGCACAAATGCGTGGCACCGGACAACGGCGTGCTGTCCTTGCTGTCTCGTAAGCATTCCATATCCGAGGCGCGCATGATCGCGAACAGGGAGTTTATGTTGGAGTCTATTTCGGCTACGTTCCACGGGCGCGACATCTTTGCGCCCGCTGCGGCCGCATTGGCCGCCGGCAATCCGCTCGGCAGCATGGGCGATCGCGTGGCCACCATGACCATGCTGGACGTACCGCGGGCGAGAAAAGAGGACGGCGGCAGACTTGTGGGCGTCGTCATGCACATTGACCGATTCGGCAATGCCATCACGAACATTCTCCGTGAAGATGTGGGCATGGCACAGGCCACGGATATCCGAACCGGCCATGTACGCCTTGCAGGCATCTCGGAGACCTACGCTGACGTTGAAACCGGCCAGGCCGTCGCACTGTTCGGAAGTTCTGACTATCTCGAGATTGCCGTGAACTGCGGCAATGCTCATACCCAGTTGGGATTATCCCGTGGTAATCGCGTCGAAGTACGGTTCTGA